In Ostrea edulis chromosome 4, xbOstEdul1.1, whole genome shotgun sequence, a single window of DNA contains:
- the LOC125669004 gene encoding citrate synthase-lysine N-methyltransferase CSKMT, mitochondrial-like, whose amino-acid sequence MDWLVDAYKVSENLEPKINQLHKKMDDICLNILDLGCGTSDVASVLLKECKTAVNIHCVDYSEGALQWQKGLLSELNQNHGNLLSNYWLVMADVCHLPFKNKFFHAIIDKGTIDSLLKSRDGQQLAEESMKEIFRVLHPEGNLWQITDEDPDLRLLFLQTVQNNTQKRYTSSFEILLSDSMTDYFLYTVTEDALGKS is encoded by the coding sequence ATGGACTGGCTCGTGGATGCTTACAAAGTTTCTGAAAATCTGGAACCTAAAATAAAccaacttcacaaaaaaatggatGACATTTGTTTAAACATTCTAGACCTGGGTTGTGGAACATCAGATGTTGCTTCAGTACTGTTGAAGGAGTGCAAGACAGCTGTGAATATTCATTGTGTTGATTATTCTGAGGGAGCACTTCAGTGGCAGAAAGGCTTGCTTTCAGAACTGAATCAAAATCATGGAAACTTGTTGTCAAATTACTGGCTTGTTATGGCAGATGTTTGCCATCTACCATTTAAGAATAAGTTTTTTCATGCTATCATTGATAAAGGAACCATTGATTCTCTTCTAAAATCCAGAGATGGACAACAGTTGGCTGAAGAGTCTATGAAGGAAATTTTTCGTGTATTGCATCCTGAGGGAAATCTGTGGCAGATCACCGACGAAGATCCAGATCTCAGATTACTTTTTTTACAAACTGTTCAAAACAACACCCAGAAGAGATATACCTCCTCATTTGAAATTTTGCTGAGTGATTCTATGACTGATTATTTTCTGTACACTGTCACAGAGGATGCTCTTGGAAAATCTTAA